ACCGCGTCAGCACTGCTCCAATCCGCGCTGACGACCTTGTGCCGCAGACGAATCCGCTCACTCACACCGAACGCGTCGGCCGTCGAACGGATGTAGTCGAGGATGTCCTCACCCGCCGCGATCGCCTTCTCCTGACGCCACGGCGCGAACGGATACGACAACGTGTACATGTCCGAATCCGAACGCACCCCCGGATACCGGAACTGATCCCACGTGCCACCGAGCGCATCCCGCGCCTCGCGAACGACGTAATCGACGCCCGGATTCGCCTCCTGGATGCGACACGCCGCCCCGACGCCCGACAACCCAGCACCGACCATGACGACATCGACGTGCTCCACCTGCTGCTGCACACCCACCGACACGACGAACTCCTCACTCCACGAACACACCACCTGCGAGGCTAACGACCCCGACGTGGGCGCGTGGCCCGTCGAGACAGGTGCGATACCGAGGGGTGGGGTGCCGTGGCGCCCGGGCGGGCGGCCGAGCTGCCAGAGCTGGCGGAGGGCCTCCGTCGGCGCGACGTGCGCTCGCTTCGCTCTTGTGGCGGCCCGGGCGAGTTGTTGAGCTGTCGGAACGGGCGGAGGGACTCCGTCGGCGCGACGCGCGCTCGCTTCGCTCGCGGGCGTCGTGCCTCCTCCTCAAATCCCCCGTACCCATTCAGCGAGAGTGACGAGGGCCCCGCCGGGGCGACTTCGTCGCGCCCGGCGGGGCCCTCGTCACTCTCGCTGGCGGAGGCGGAGGGATTTGAACCCTCGATGGGGCTATAAACCCCAAACCCGCTTAGCAGGCGGGCGCCATAGACCGGACTAGGCGACGCCTCCTCCGCGCAGCTTTCGCTGCAGCCCTGAAAGGTTATCCGACCCGCCCCGCCACACCAAACCGCCTCCCCCCGACACGTCAACACAGGAGACTCACACCTGGGCTTCGGCCGGCGTCGAGCTTCGTCACCAGATTGAGACATTTCCTCCTTCATCCCTCATGATGGAGTGTCAGGGGCAGCTTTCGGTGCCCTCACACGCAACAGAGAGGGCCACGATGGCGAGGCAGGCGGAGCACGAACCATCCGGTGCGCACGCACCGTCCGACGTGACCCGCTCGAGCGAGCGTCAACGCCGCCGTGCGACGCTACGCCGCTCTCTGTCGTTGACATTTCTGAGCACCCTCGTCCCCGGCCTCGGGTTGATGTGGACGAAACGTCGCACCGTCGGCGTCATCCTCCTGCTCATCGCCGTCATCGCCGGCATCGCTCTCAGCATCTTCCTCCTGAGCGGTAACGTCCTCACCGGCGCCGCCAACGTCCTCACCTCGACCGGCCTCAAGCTCGCCCTCGTCGCGCTGGCCGCTGCCCTCGTGCTGTGGTTGACGTCGATCGTTCTCACCGCGCGCACGACGCACACCGACGGCTGGTCGCACCGCGGCGACATCCTGTTCAAGGCCTTCACCGCCCTCATGTGCCTCGCCGTGACGATGCCGCTCGCGCGCGCCGTCAGCACCGTCACCGTCACGCAGGACGCGTTCGGCACCATGTTCATCAAGAACGGCAAGGGCGCCGCCTCCACCAAGGAGAACGCGTTCAAGAAGAAGGCCCGCGTCAACCTCATGCTCGTCGGTTCCGACGCGGGTAGCGACCGCACGGGCATCCGCACGGACTCGCTCATGGTCGCCTCGATCGACACCCACACGGGTGACACGACCCTCATCAGCATCCCGCGCAACTGGAACTACGTCCCGTTCCCCGAGTCGAACCCGCTGCACAAGCTCTACCCGAACGGCTTCCACTGCCCCGAACGTGGTGCGGGCGACCCCTGTTGGATGGATGCGGTGTGGAGCGAAGCCGACACGCAGCACCCGGAGTTGTTCCCCGGTGAGCAGTACGCCGGCCTCAACGCGACGCGCGACGTCGTGCAGGAGATCATCGGCATGCCGATCGACTACTCCACCGTCATCAACCTCAAGGGCTTCCAGGACCTCGTCGACGCCATGGGCGGCGTCGACATGACGATCCCTCCCGGGGGCATCGCCATCGGTGGCAAGATCGAGGGCGGCGCGATCGTGCCCGGCTCGATCACCGGCCGCATCCCCGAAGGACGCCAACACCTGAACGGTCAGCAAGCCCTATGGTACTCACGCAGCCGCGTCGAGACCGGCGACGGCGACCGCATGCGCCGTCAGCGCTGCATGGTCAACGCACTCATCGACCAGACCAACCCCATCTCACTGGTCAACCAGTTCCCCTCGATCATGAAGGTCGCCAAGGAGAACATCCTGCTCGACCTGCCGCAGAGCGAACTGCCCGACCTCGCCGACCTCGCGAACACGATGAAGAAGGGCCAGACGAAGAGCGTCAACCTCGCCTACCCCGTCATCAGCGACAGCCACCCCGACTACGACAAGGTGCGCGCCCTCATCAAGAAGGGCATGGATCGCTCGACGCCGGCCCCGAAGCCGAAGTCCAGCTCGAGCGCTTCGTCGTCGACCGCCCCGAACTCGTCGTCGAGCAGCGCGAGCACCAGCTCGTCGAGCAGCGACCAGGCCATCGACGACACCACGGCCACCTGTTGATCGTGCGCACGACTGAACGCAGACTCGGCTGCGCCGCCCACCCCACGAGGGACGGGCGGCGCACTCGTCTGCGTGACGGGCCCCGCCCGAGCATGACGGAGTCGGCGCACGACGAAGCCCCCAGCCGAACGGCTGGGGGCTTCGTACGAAAACGCTACGAGATCAGATGATCAGGCAGCCGTGACGTTCGAGGCCTGCGGGCCCTTGTCGCCCTGCGTGATCTCGAACTCGACGCGCTGACCCTCGTCGAGCGAGCGGTAGCCGTTGGTCTGGATGGCGGAGAAGTGAACGAAGACGTCGGCGCCGCCGCCGTCCTGCTCGATGAAGCCGAAGCCCTTCTCAGCGTTGAACCACTTCACAGTGCCCTGTGCCATGGGAAATCCCTCAATCTGTTTCTCTGCGTTGAGCCTGCACTTTTTGCAGGCTCAGGCTGATGTGCATGCCGTGAACGCCTGAGGTGATGTACAACAGGGGTAAAACCGGGTTCTGCAAAGCAACCACCCTCACGCTAACACGAGCGGCCCCGCGGGCTTCATTCCACGCGTCCCGCGAAGGTGAACAGTTGGTGACCCGCAGCAGCTGGAGCAGTGGGCGGAGAGCGTCACTTCCAGCCCGAGCAGGACCTCGAGCGCGCATCGGAGCATCGAGCCGGGTAGGTGTGCGCCGCCGGTGTCACTCGTTGCGCATCGACAGCGGTGTGGCGCCGCCGTCCATCGCTGCCGCGAGTTCGG
This region of Dermacoccus nishinomiyaensis genomic DNA includes:
- a CDS encoding LCP family protein — protein: MTFLSTLVPGLGLMWTKRRTVGVILLLIAVIAGIALSIFLLSGNVLTGAANVLTSTGLKLALVALAAALVLWLTSIVLTARTTHTDGWSHRGDILFKAFTALMCLAVTMPLARAVSTVTVTQDAFGTMFIKNGKGAASTKENAFKKKARVNLMLVGSDAGSDRTGIRTDSLMVASIDTHTGDTTLISIPRNWNYVPFPESNPLHKLYPNGFHCPERGAGDPCWMDAVWSEADTQHPELFPGEQYAGLNATRDVVQEIIGMPIDYSTVINLKGFQDLVDAMGGVDMTIPPGGIAIGGKIEGGAIVPGSITGRIPEGRQHLNGQQALWYSRSRVETGDGDRMRRQRCMVNALIDQTNPISLVNQFPSIMKVAKENILLDLPQSELPDLADLANTMKKGQTKSVNLAYPVISDSHPDYDKVRALIKKGMDRSTPAPKPKSSSSASSSTAPNSSSSSASTSSSSSDQAIDDTTATC
- a CDS encoding cold-shock protein, which produces MAQGTVKWFNAEKGFGFIEQDGGGADVFVHFSAIQTNGYRSLDEGQRVEFEITQGDKGPQASNVTAA